Proteins co-encoded in one Flavobacteriaceae bacterium MAR_2009_75 genomic window:
- a CDS encoding arylsulfatase A-like enzyme: MNLKNIRVLVFPCVLLLCCGACNMQKQSAGGDKIEQGKQRPNIIWLVAEDLGPRFTAYGDSLAYTPNIDSLAEKGIVYENAFTVSGVCAPSRSSMITGMYPTSIGTQHMRQKAGVINISGFPKYNAVPPAEVKAFPELLRKNGYWTSSYRKLDYQFGQPFTIWDEVSDNPSWRNRNDKDKERPFFIYYTFEITHEINIWPDSTKTRFFDEFKVKRTALAPDVLKRPPYDESHKVDKSRVEVPPFLPDTSISREHIARLYDNISRMDVQIGNILKDLREDGLLENTIIMFMSDHGDCLPRSKRWIYDSGIKVPLIVHYPEKYLPKNFEQPSRDKNLYSFVDLPPTVLELAKVEIPEWIQGKSMVSELTEQPRNYIYAARDRMDNRYDIRRAVRDKNFKYIKNYKPEVAYSQEITFLNQMPLMAEIKELQKDNKLNQNQSYWLEGPKPDEELYNLKEDPFELNNLALNKNYQSDMSRLEKALENWQNTYGDLKDVPELEQAEKMWPNGIQPKTNKPRIKVESDSIFLKCGTEGSTIAYRIQDNGRWIIYENPIPKSDIQKIEVKSIRYGYEESEVTVSTFE, encoded by the coding sequence ATGAATTTAAAAAACATACGAGTTCTAGTCTTCCCTTGCGTATTATTATTGTGCTGTGGGGCATGTAATATGCAAAAGCAATCAGCAGGTGGAGATAAAATCGAGCAAGGTAAACAAAGACCTAATATTATTTGGTTGGTAGCTGAAGACCTCGGCCCAAGATTTACTGCTTATGGTGATAGTTTGGCTTACACACCTAATATTGATAGTTTGGCTGAAAAAGGGATTGTGTATGAAAATGCATTTACGGTTTCAGGAGTTTGTGCACCTAGCCGTTCTTCAATGATTACCGGAATGTACCCTACCAGCATTGGAACACAGCATATGAGACAAAAGGCAGGTGTGATAAATATCTCTGGTTTTCCTAAGTACAATGCCGTTCCACCAGCGGAGGTAAAAGCTTTTCCTGAACTTCTAAGAAAGAACGGATATTGGACCTCCTCCTACCGAAAATTAGATTATCAATTTGGGCAACCCTTCACAATATGGGATGAAGTTTCAGATAACCCCTCTTGGCGAAATAGGAATGATAAGGATAAAGAACGCCCCTTTTTTATCTACTATACTTTTGAAATAACACACGAAATCAATATTTGGCCAGATAGTACAAAAACCCGTTTCTTTGACGAATTCAAAGTCAAAAGAACTGCTTTGGCTCCTGATGTTTTAAAACGTCCACCCTACGATGAAAGCCATAAAGTTGATAAAAGTAGGGTTGAGGTGCCTCCTTTTCTGCCCGACACGTCTATTAGTCGAGAACATATCGCTAGGCTCTACGACAACATCAGTAGAATGGATGTGCAAATAGGTAATATCTTGAAAGATTTACGTGAAGATGGATTGTTGGAAAACACCATCATCATGTTCATGAGTGACCATGGTGATTGCCTCCCGCGAAGTAAAAGATGGATCTATGATAGTGGAATAAAGGTACCGTTAATCGTACATTATCCCGAGAAATACCTTCCTAAGAATTTTGAACAACCCTCACGAGATAAGAACCTATATAGCTTTGTCGACCTTCCACCTACGGTTTTGGAATTGGCGAAGGTAGAAATCCCTGAATGGATTCAAGGGAAGTCTATGGTTTCTGAGCTTACCGAACAACCAAGGAATTATATTTACGCGGCACGTGATCGTATGGACAATCGATACGATATCAGAAGAGCGGTACGTGATAAAAATTTTAAATACATTAAGAACTACAAACCAGAGGTCGCTTATTCACAGGAGATTACTTTTTTGAACCAAATGCCATTAATGGCGGAAATAAAAGAGCTTCAAAAAGATAATAAGTTAAATCAAAATCAATCGTATTGGTTAGAGGGGCCAAAACCAGATGAAGAACTCTATAATTTGAAGGAAGATCCCTTTGAGTTGAATAATTTGGCCTTAAACAAAAACTACCAAAGTGATATGTCTCGTTTGGAAAAGGCCTTGGAAAATTGGCAAAATACCTATGGTGATTTAAAAGACGTACCTGAACTTGAGCAAGCGGAAAAAATGTGGCCTAATGGTATACAGCCAAAAACCAATAAACCACGTATCAAAGTCGAAAGCGATAGTATTTTTCTAAAGTGTGGGACTGAAGGCTCAACAATAGCGTATAGGATTCAAGATAATGGACGTTGGATTATCTACGAAAATCCAATACCAAAATCCGATATTCAAAAAATAGAGGTTAAATCAATCAGGTACGGTTATGAAGAAAGTGAAGTTACCGTCAGTACATTTGAATAA